Proteins from one Porites lutea chromosome 3, jaPorLute2.1, whole genome shotgun sequence genomic window:
- the LOC140931490 gene encoding melanocortin receptor 4-like, protein MAEQFCTRELYSLVHVVHHRRSSLLAFCVLDFVFSVVAILENLLVIRALMKASTIPATVKKLFLGLAFSDLAVGLCSQLMAAIINASILNMASSGNNTAFFCPTVLGVRNYFRYLLVSASFLNVIVIAFDRLLAVSLHLRYQELITPKRVNIALVSLWLISCITAFIFVFLPTSNEIVAIVILLIGYVLTTVAYVRIYKVVKYHQNQIYRQTQLQNAQTREVLRQKKSAYNTLFVHLVFLACYLPFLPSTILYLTNTSEISFIVANYASIFLICLNSSLNPLVYCWRYREIRQSVKSTVKKLFHINENVT, encoded by the coding sequence ATGGCTGAACAGTTCTGCACTCGTGAGCTTTATTCCTTGGTTCACGTTGTTCATCACAGAAGATCTTCCCTCCTTGCTTTTTGTGTTTTAGACTTTGTATTTTCTGTCGTGGCGATTCTTGAAAATCTTTTAGTTATTCGCGCTTTAATGAAAGCCTCAACGATACCAGCTACCGTGAAAAAGCTGTTCCTAGGTCTAgctttctctgatcttgcaGTTGGACTGTGTTCGCAGCTTATGGCCGCTATTATCAACGCCTCGATATTGAACATGGCATCAAGTGGAAACAACACAGCCTTCTTCTGTCCAACAGTTTTGGGTGTGAGAAATTACTTTAGGTATCTTCTCGTCAGTGCATCTTTTCTGAATGTTATTGTCATCGCATTTGATAGACTTCTCGCTGTTTCGCTCCATCTGCGATATCAGGAGCTTATCACACCCAAACGTGTTAATATAGCATTGGTGTCTTTGTGGTTAATAAGTTGTATCACCGCCTTCATATTCGTTTTCCTTCCGACAAGCAATGAAATAGTAGCTATAGTCATTTTACTGATAGGATATGTTCTGACAACCGTGGCATATGTTCGTATTTACAAAGTCGTCAAATATCATCAGAATCAGATATACAGGCAAACTCAGCTTCAAAATGCCCAAACAAGGGAGGTACTCCGACAAAAGAAGTCCGCCTATAATACTTTATTTGTCCATCTTGTTTTTCTAGCTTGCTATCTTCCTTTTTTGCCTTCTACAATATTGTACTTGACTAATACTTCTGAAATTTCGTTTATCGTCGCTAATTACGCATCGATATTCTTGATCTGcctgaattcatcattaaatccTCTTGTTTATTGCTGGCGGTACCGAGAAATTCGTCAAAGTGTAAAAAGCACAGTGAAGAAATTATTTCACATCAACGAGAACGTGACATGA
- the LOC140931488 gene encoding melanocyte-stimulating hormone receptor-like: protein MDEQYCARMLDFLVQLVSQRRSFFFAFCFLNFVFSLVATLENLLVIRALTKASTIPATVKKLFLSLAFSDLAVGLCSQLMKAIISALIIKMASSGGNLATFCPAVLNVHSYFTYLLANASFLNVTVIAFDRLLAVSLHLRYQELVTSKRVIVVLVSVWIISCILAFIYISLPKGIELVAVGIILVGCVLTTVAYVRIYKVVRYHHNHINASNQLQNAQTTDELRQRKSAYNALFVYAVFLVCYLPFLPSTILYVTNTSEISFLVAQFATIFLICLNSSLNPLVYCWRYREIREIVKKTIAKIFRMDENMTRETN from the coding sequence ATGGATGAACAGTACTGCGCTCGAATGCTGGATTTTTTGGTACAACTTGTTAGCCAAAGGAGAAgtttcttctttgctttctgttttttaaactttgtattttCTCTCGTGGCTACTCTAGAAAATCTTTTAGTTATCCGCGCGTTAACGAAGGCTTCTACGATACCAGCCACCGTGAAGAAGCTGTTCCTAAGCctggctttctctgatcttgcaGTGGGACTGTGTTCACAGCTAATGAAGGCTATTATCAGTGCCTTGATAATTAAGATGGCATCGAGTGGAGGCAATTTAGCCACCTTCTGCCCAGCAGTTTTAAACGTGCATTCTTATTTCACGTATCTTCTCGCCAATGCATCTTTTCTGAATGTTACTGTCATTGCATTTGATAGACTTCTCGCTGTTTCGCTCCATCTGCGATACCAGGAGCTTGTCACTTCCAAACGTGTTATAGTAGTGTTAGTGTCTGTATGGATAATAAGTTGCATCCTCGCCTTTATATACATTTCTCTTCCAAAAGGCATTGAACTGGTAGCTGTGGGAATTATCCTCGTAGGCTGTGTTCTGACAACCGTGGCATATGTTCGCATTTACAAAGTCGTCAGATATCATCACAATCATATAAACGCTTCGAATCAGCTTCAAAATGCGCAAACAACGGATGAACTTCGACAAAGGAAGTCCGCTTATAATGCTTTATTTGTCTATGCGGTTTTTCTAGTTTGTTATCTTCCTTTTTTGCCTAGTACAATATTGTATGTGACAAACACTtctgaaatttcatttctcgTAGCTCAATTTGCCACGATATTCTTGATTTGcctgaattcatcattaaatccTCTTGTTTATTGCTGGCGGTATCGAGAAATTCgcgaaattgtaaaaaaaacaatagcgaAAATATTTCGCATGGACGAGAATATGACACGAGAAACGAACTAA
- the LOC140931491 gene encoding melanocyte-stimulating hormone receptor-like, with protein MAEQTFTHFLDFSVKLVSYRRSFFLGSCVLNYVFSLVATLGNLLVIRALMKNSTIPATVKKLFLSLAFSDLAVGFLPQLMFAVISAVMLKMASSRDDLAFFCPTVLIVHLYFQNLLAFASFLNVIVIAFDRLLAVSLHLRYQELVTPTRVTILLVSLWLTSCVSAFLVIFLLKGIAMAVAVISVIGYFLTTLAYVRIYKVVRYHQKQIYSQNQLQNAQTREAHKQRKSAYNSLFVSVVFLACHLPFSPSTMLYWTNTSEISFLVAYFASIFLIYLNSSLNPFVYCWRYPEIRQSVKSTVKQIFHMNENMS; from the coding sequence ATGGCTGAACAGACCTTCACTCACTTTCTGGATTTTTCCGTTAAACTGGTTTCCTACAGGAGAAGTTTCTTCCTTGGTTCCTGTGTTTTAAACTATGTATTTTCCCTCGTGGCGACTCTAGGAAATCTCTTAGTCATCCGGGCCTTAATGAAGAACTCAACGATACCAGCCACCGTCAAGAAGCTGTTCCTAAGTctggctttctctgatcttgcaGTTGGATTCTTGCCGCAGCTAATGTTCGCCGTCATCAGTGCCGTAATgttgaaaatggcatcaagtaGAGACGACTTAGCCTTCTTTTGTCCAACAGTTTTGATTGTCCATTTATATTTTCAGAATCTTCTCGCCTTTGCGTCTTTCCTGAATGTTATTGTCATTGCATTTGATAGACTTCTCGCTGTTTCGCTCCATCTGCGATATCAGGAGCTTGTCACGCCCACACGTGTTACAATATTGTTGGTGTCTTTATGGTTAACAAGTTGTGTCTCTGCCTTCCTTGTTATTTTCCTTCTGAAAGGAATTGCAATGGCAGTTGCGGTTATTTCCGTTATAGGATATTTTCTGACAACCTTGGCGTATGTTCGTATTTACAAAGTTGTCAGATATCATCAGAAACAGATATACAGTCAAAATCAGCTTCAAAATGCCCAAACAAGAGAGgcacacaaacaaagaaaatccgCCTATAATAGTTTATTTGTCTCTGTAGTTTTCTTAGCTTGTCATCTTCCTTTTTCGCCTAGTACAATGTTGTATTGGACAAACACTtctgaaatttcatttctcgTAGCTTATTTTGCGTCGATATTCTTGATTTAcctgaattcatcattaaatccttttgtttattgttgGCGGTACCCAGAGATTCGCCAAAGTGTAAAAAGCACAGTAAAGCAAATATTTCACATGAACGAGAACATGTCATAA
- the LOC140931489 gene encoding histamine H2 receptor-like — MAEQNCNRYLDYFVKMVSHTRSFSLGFCVLNFGFSLVATLGNLLVIRALMKTSTIPATVKKLFLSLAFSDLAVGLLPQLMTAIISAVMLKMASSGDDLALFCPTVLIVLLYFQYLLAAASVMNITVIAFDRVLAVSLHLRYPELVTPIRVTIVLVSLWLTSCVYAFTLFFTPKGSLAMAALLSPKIDQHQSSPGNTYALENGVVVRIMDMITQIL; from the exons ATGGCTGAACAGAACTGCAATCGATATCTGGATTATTTCGTTAAAATGGTTTCCCACACGAGAAGTTTCTCACTTGGTTTCtgtgttttaaactttggatTTTCCCTCGTGGCGACTCTAGGAAATCTTTTAGTCATCCGCGCCTTAATGAAGACCTCAACGATACCAGCCACCGTCAAGAAGCTGTTCCTAAGTctggctttctctgatcttgcaGTTGGATTGTTACCGCAGCTTATGACCGCTATTATCAGTGCCGTGATGTTGAAGATGGCATCAAGTGGAGACGACTTAGCCCTCTTTTGTCCAACAGTTTTGATTGTGCTTTTATATTTTCAGTATCTTCTCGCCGCTGCATCTGTCATGAATATTACTGTCATTGCATTTGATAGAGTTCTCGCTGTTTCGCTCCATCTGCGATATCCGGAGCTTGTCACGCCCATACGTGTTACAATAGTGTTGGTGTCTTTATGGTTAACAAGTTGCGTCTATGCCTTCACATTATTTTTTACTCCAAAAGGCTCGCTTGCAATGGCAG CCCTTTTGAGCCCTAAGATTGATCAGCATCAAAGTTCTCCTGGTAATACCTATGCTTTAGAAAACGGAGTGGTcgtgagaattatggacatgatcacacagatTCTTTAA
- the LOC140929306 gene encoding melanocortin receptor 4-like — protein MNEQFCSAKLGDFVQLVNFQKAFMLVFCLFSFVFSLVATLGNILLIRALVKASSIPIIVKKLFLNLAISDLAVGLLSQLMAGIISAVMLNMASQTLCPAVLNVYSYVLFLLGTASILTVTTIAVDRLLAISLHLRYQELITPKRVTILLISSWLISCISAFIYILLPESNEMSAAVISLIGYVLTTVAYVRIYKVVKYHQNQIYSQNQLQVEQKMEEIRQKKSAYNALFVYLVFLVCYLPFLPSTILYLTNTSKISFLVAQGVSIFLICLNSSLNPLLYCWRYREIREIVKNTVKKLFSMDENMT, from the exons ATGAATGAACAATTCTGCAGTGCGAAGCTTGGTGATTTTGTACAACttgtaaactttcaaaaagcTTTCATGCTGGTTTTCTGTCTTTTCAGCTTCGTGTTTTCCTTAGTGGCGACGCTTGGGAATATTTTACTTATTCGTGCCCTTGTAAAGGCCTCATCGATACCAATCATCGTCAAGAAGCTGTTCCTAAATCTGGCTATTTCTGATCTTGCTGTAGGATTGTTGTCGCAGCTAATGGCGGGTATCATCTCTGCTGTGATGTTGAATATggcttctcaaactc TCTGTCCAGCAGTTTTAAATGTTTATAGCTATGTTTTGTTCCTTCTCGGCACTGCATCTATCCTAACTGTCACTACTATTGCTGTTGACAGACTTCTCGCCATTTCTCTCCACCTGCGATATCAAGAGCTTATCACACCCAAACGTGTTACCATATTGTTGATATCTTCATGGTTAATAAGTTGTATCAGTGCCTTCATATACATTCTCCTTCCGGAAAGCAATGAAATGTCAGCTGCGGTTATTTCACTGATAGGATATGTTCTGACAACAGTGGCTTATGTTCGAATTTACAAAGTTGTCAAATATCACCAGAATCAGATATACAGTCAAAATCAGCTTCAAGTTGAACAAAAAATGGAGGAAATCCGACAAAAGAAGTCCGCCTATAACGCTTTATTTGTCTATCTTGTTTTTCTAGTTTGTTATCTTCCTTTTTTGCCTTCTACAATATTGTATTTGACAAATACTTCTAAAATTTCGTTTCTCGTAGCTCAAGGTGTGTCGATATTCTTGATTTGcctgaattcatcattaaatccCCTCCTTTATTGCTGGCGGTACCGAGAGATTCGCGAAATTGTTAAAAACAcagtgaaaaaattattttccatgGACGAGAACATGACATAA